From Malaciobacter mytili LMG 24559:
TGTATCTTGTGCTATCCATTTAGTAGTACATAAAGCTAAAATTGAACTATCTATTTGTCCACCCATTGTTTTAAGTATTGAGTTTACAACTAATAAAACACTTGCCATTTGAGTTCCCCCTGCAAGTATTAATTTATGCTTACTTGCTTGAAGACCTAAAATAAATCCTGCATTAAAAATAATCATATTATCACTAACTAAAGATAATCTTTCAAAAATATCCATTGAAGGTGTTATTTTTGATAAAGCAGTTTGAATAACCTCATCTTTTAAACCTTTTGGAGCATCTTTAAAAGAACTTGAAAAGAACTCTTTGCAGTCATATCCCAAAGCAAGAGCTGTTGCAGTTGCTGTTGTAGTTCCAGCAGGAATTGTTTCAGCTAAAATTGTATATTCACTAGAACTTTTATAATTTTGTCCAAATTCAACTGCTTTTTGAAAAAGAGTAAGAGCATCTATATTTGCACCATCTTTTATATTTTCACTTGGTTTTATATTAAAATCATATATTTTAAAATAGTCTATTTTAGGCATTACTTCAAAACCTAAATTTAAAAACTCTAAATTTTCAAAAGCTTTTAATTCATGTACTGCTCTTGTAATTAAAGCAGGTGTAGGTATACCTTTTGTAGTAGTTGCAATATTATCCAAAGATCTAACTTCACTTGTAGCTAAAAATTCAGCATCAAGAGTAGGCGTTAAATACATTTTACCAGGAATACCTGCTTGGGAAATTCCGGGAATTTGTGCTGTTTTAGTAACTGCGCAAGAAAGTAAAAAAGAAGCTTTTTTACCTCTTAAATATTCTATAAAATCCCTATTTCCTAAAATTGTATTAAAATTCATTTAAACCTTTCTTATTATTTTTGCAAGTATAACAAAGTTTTATTTATACTCTTTAAGCACTTTTAAAAAAGCCCTTGTGTTGCTCCACCAATTATTTATCTTCCTATTTACTTAGCTTCTTTTGAAATGATATATGTAGTTAAAGTTCCATATACTTTTAAGTTTACTAATTCATCTTTTTGTTTTATATCTTTTTGTACTAATATAAAATTTGTTTGCATATAATTTAAAACATACTTATCTTGAAAAGTTACATCTTTCATATATTCACAAATTGGGTAATTTTCTTGAGTAAACATAACTAATATTTCTCATTTAAACTTCTCCTTTTAAGCAACTTTAGCCAAATTTTACTTATACTAAAAAGTTTAGTTTATAACCTACTCCCCCTTGGGAAATTATAGTTTCTTCAGGAAGTTTTTTTCTTATTCTTTTTATTAAAGCTCTAATATTCTCATTTGTGGTTAAATCACCTTCCCAAACATATTGTTCTATTTGTTCAAAACTAATAACTTTCCTTCTATTTTTAACAAAAAGATTTAAAAGTAAAATCTCTTTTTTTGAAAGTTTTACCTCTTGTTTATTATTATCAAATAAAAGCTCTTTTGATATATCATAACTAAACTGCTTTTTAAGTCTTACAATAAACTCTTCTTTAATACATAATTTATCTAATTTTTTTTCTAATTCATACATATAAAAAGGCTTTTTTAAATACTCATCACAGCCCCTTGTATATGCTTCTTTTATTGTCTCTAAATCTACATTTGCACTTATTATAATTGAAGGGATTTTTTCATCAATAGCTTTTATTTCTTTTAAAAGTGTTAAACCATCTATTCCTGGAACATTTATATCTAAAATAAAACAATCATAACCATTGTAAATTGCTTCTATGGCTTTTTTACCATCATCAAACCAATCAACCTTATAGTTTTTCTCTTCTAAACTTTCAATAATAAGTTTTGAAAGTCTTTTATTATCCTCCAATAATAGAACTTTCATAATCCCCTTCTTTAGAAGTAGTACTTTTTATTGCTATTAAAATTTGTGCTCCTTCTTTGCACTCTAAGGCTTCTATATGTCCTTGCATTTTATCTTCAATAATTAGCTTTGCCATATAAAGACCAAAGCCATCTCCATTTTTCTTATCAGTATAAAATGGTTCAAAAATAAGATCTAAGTTTTCTTTTTTAATACCTACACCATTATCTTTTATTAAAATATATACTTTATTATTTTCACTATAAATATCAATTGTTATAAGTCCATCAATATTTTTCTTTTCTCTTTTTTTATTTATACTATCTTTTGCATTATTTATAATATTTAATATAGATTGCTTAAACTCATTTTGATAACCATTAATTTTTAACTCTTTATCTTTTTCAAAATTAATTTTTACAGTTATATAGTTATATTTAATATTATGTTCTATTACATTTAAAAGCTCTTTTATAGCCTCTTGAACAGCAAAATCTTTTTTTTCAGTTGAAGGTTTAATAAAGGCTTTAAAATCATCAATTGTTTCTGTCATATAATGAACTTGAGTCATTATCTCTTCTACAAACTCTTGAGTTTCATTTTCAGATAATTCACTTTTTTTTCTTTTATGTAAAAGTTCTTGAGCAATTGTAGAAATTTCTATTAAAGGAGTTTTCCATTGATGGGCAATTGAAGTTATCATCTCCCCTACTTCAGAAAGTTTTGATCTTTGAATTAAAAACTGTTCATCTTTTTTTCTTTGGATTTCTAAAGTTCTCATTTTTGTAATATCACTAAGAATAGTTACTATTCCAGCTTCATTATTATTTTTATCAAAATAGACTTTTCTTCTAATAAATAGATGTAAGTTTCTTTTATTTATTTTTATTTTTACTTCAATTTCATCACATAAAAAATTATCAAAACCTTTTACTTGCTCATAAAGTTGAGGAAGAACTTTTTGCATCTCTTTTCCAATAATATCTCTTTTTGCAACTGAAAGAAGCTTACATAAAGAATCATTACACCCTAAAAGAATACCCTCATTACTCTGCCAATAAATTGCACTTTTAATATTATTTAAAAGCACATTATCAAGTTTTGTTTGCTCAACTAATTTTATTTCTAATTTTATTCTTTTTACAATATTTACAATAAGTCCTATAATAAGCAAAACTAAAAAAGGTATCAATACAAAAGTGCTATCAATAATCTGTCTATTTTTTTCAAAAAAGTTTTGAGGTTTATTTACAATAGTTGAAAACATTGGAATTTTAGATTTATCTATTGCATATTTTTCCATTACTTGATAATCAAAATAATATTTTGAACTTGGCATATCAATAGAAAGTGTTTGAATTTTTTTGCCTTTTATTATCTCTATTGCTTTATTAATAGCAAGCAAGCCTTGTTCTTGTGGGCTTACCATAATTCCACCAACTACTCCCTCACCTAAATGTATCTTATTTACGGCAAAAACAGGATATTTTGACTCTTTAAAAAGTTTTCTTATATTATTATAAGGAATATATCTTCCATATTTATCTATATATAAACTTGTAAAAAGTATTGCACTATTTGAAGGAAGATTATAAATATCTTTTCTTAACTCTTCTAAATCTATTTTATCATTAAAAATAATTTTAAAATCATCTTTAAATTCTAAGGTTGCATCTAAAATTTGTTTTTTAATAGCACTTGAAGAAAAGCTACTATCACTTATTATATATAAAGTTGAAAGATCTTTAATAGCATCTTTTATAAACTCTATATTTCTTTTTATCTCTTTATATTCAACAACACCTGTTACATAAGGTTTTAAATAAGAAGGAATATCTTTTTGTTTAAAATTTTCTACGCCACAGAAAACAACAGCAGTTTTATTAAAAATTTCTTCATGATTTTCTAAAACAAAATTATAAGCATAGTTATCAGCAGCAATAATAATATCATATTTTCTTGTGGAAAATTTCTTTTTATATAACTCTTTTAAAGTATTAAAATACTCTTTAGTATCAATTTTTTTACTATCCATATATTCAATAGATAACTCATATAATAAGTTATCTTTAAGTCCTTCTTCAATACCTTCTGTAATCCCATCACTCCATTTTAATCCACTATTATATGAATGTAGAAGTAAAATACTTTTTTGTTCAAGTGCTTGTAAAGAACTAATAAAGAACAAAATAATTAAAAATAGTCTCATGTTATATCTTTTAAATTTTTTCTTAATTTTAACAAAAAAGTCCTATTTTTATCCCGAAACTTAATTTACAATTTAAAATAAAAAAGAAAAGGAGATAAAATGTCACAGACAACTAAATCAATTATTCCATTAGCTGTTTTAGTAATCTTTTGGTTTCTTCCAGCGCCAGAAGGTTTATCTATTCAAGCATGGCACTTTTTAGCAGTATTTTTCGCTGTTGTAGTAGGATTAATTATAGAGCCTGTTCCAGCTGCACTTATTGGATTTGCGGGAATTTCATTTGTTGCAGTATTTGGGCTTGCAGGAAATAGTGCAAAAGCAAATATTGCATGGGCACTTTCAGGTTTTTCAAATACAGTTATTTGGTTAATTTTTGCAGCTTTTATGTTTGCACTTGGTTATAAAAAAACTGGTCTTGGAAGAAGAGTATCTCTTATTATGATTAAATATATGGGAAAAAGCTCTTTAGGACTTGGTTATGCTGTTGCATTCTCTGATTTAGTATTAGCACCATTTATGCCTTCAAATACAGCAAGAAGTGCTGGTACAATATACCCTGTGGCAAGTAATATTCCACTAATTTTTAATTCAACACCTGATAATGAACCAAGAAAACTTGGTGCATATATCTCTTGGGTTGCAATTGCTACAACTTGTGTTACAAGTTCAATGTTTCTAACAGCTCTTGCACCAAATCTTTTAGCAGTTGATTTAATCAATCAAGGAAGTGGAAACTTGATTTCTTGGTCAGCTTGGGCATCAATAATGTTACCACTTATGATTCCTTTATTTTTATTAACACCTTGGTTGGTTTATGTAATTTACCCACCAACACAAAAAACTTCACCTGAAGCTCCAGCTTGGGCAGCAAAAGAGTTAGAACAATTAGGAAGTATTTCAAAAAAAGAACTTTTAATGGCAGGACTTGCAGTAGTTGCTTTATTACTTTGGATATTTGGTAAATCTTTTGGTATTCATTCAACAACAGCAGCAATTGCAATTGTATCTATTATGGTACTTTCTGGAATTATTACTTGGGATGATGTTATTTCAAATAAAGCAGCATTTAATGTTCTAATTTGGTTCGCCTCTTTAGTTGCTATGGCAGCAGGATTAAAAAAAGTTGGTGTTTTAGATTGGATTGGTAAAAATGCAGAAGTTTATCTATCAGGATTAACTCCAACTATGTTAATACTTTCAATGCTAGTACTGTTTTTTATACTACACTACTTCTTTGCAAGTACAACTGCACATACTACTGCATTGATGCCAATTTTTATTGCAATTGCTATGAAACTAATGACACCTGATCAATTAGTACCTTTCTCTATTTTATTAGCAGGAAGTTTAGGAGTTATGGGTATTATCACACCTTATGCAACAGGACCTTCACCTATTTGGTATGGAGCAAACTATATTTCACAAGCAACTTGGTGGGGATTAGGTGCTATTTTTGGAGCCTTATATCTAGCTGCCATTTTAATTGGTTCATTTATATTTATCTAAAAAGAGGCAAACCTCTTTTTAGAAACTTTTATTAATAATTTGTAAAAACTCTTCTGGAGTTTTAAAGCCAACTATTTTTGCTTCTTTTACTTCTTGATTTTCTTTATTCCAAAATATTAAACCAGGAGGTCCAAAGATACCATATTTTTTTTGTAGTTCTTTATCCTCTTTTGTATTTTTTGTAACATCAGCTTTTAATAAAGTAAAACCTTGAAGTTTATCTACTACTTCTTTATTTGTAAAAGTAATCTCTTCAAGTTCTTTACAAGCAACACACCAATCAGCATAAAAATCTAGCATTACAGGCTTTGAAGAAGCTTTTATTTGTTTATCTAACTCTTGTAAGTTTTTAACTTTTATCCAATTTAAAGAAGAGTTTGTTTTAAAATTAGAGCCTGCTTTAATTTGTGTAAATTTTTCTAAAGGTTTTAAAATATCTTTGGCTCCACTAATTGCGCCAACAAAACTTATTACCCCATAAATAAAAATTATACTTGTAATAGTTTTTGCCACAATATGTTTATACTCTTTTAAATATATGGCACTACCAATTAGTAGAAAAGACCATAAAAATAAAGTATATTCAGGAATTACTCTTTCTAACATCCAAATTGCAATTCCTAACATAACAATACCAAATATTTTAGAAACACTATCCATCCAACCACCAGGTTTTGGCATAAATTTTCCAGCACCAAGACCTATTAAAAGTAAAGGTAATCCCATACCAAAACTTAATACAAATAAAGCAAGTCCACCTAAAATTGCATCACCTGTTTGACCTATATAAACTAAGGCTCCTGCAAGGGGAGGTGCAACACAAGGACCAACTATTAAAGCAGATAAAAATCCCATAATTGCAATACCAAGTATTCCTTGTTTTTCTTTTCCATCTGTTGTTTTATTTATTTTATTTTGAATACTTTGTGGTAATTCAAGCTTATAATATCCAAACATTGAAAAAGCAAGTGCCACAAAAATAAGTGCAAATACTATTAAAACATATGGGTTTTGTAAAGCTACTTGTAAATTAGCTCCAAATAATCCTGCAATAATTCCTGCTATTGTATAAGCTAAGGACATAAAGAACACATAAATAAAAGATAAGAAAAAACCTTTTAGTGGTGTTAAAGTGGAATTATTTCCAGCTTTTACAATAATAGAAGATAAAATTGGAATCATTGGAAAAACACAAGGAGTTAAAGATAAAAGTAATCCAAAACCAAAAAAAGTAGCCAAGACTAAAAAAATATTTCCACTTAAAAGTGTATTTGCAATAGAGTCTGTTTCACTTATATTCACATCTTCTTTTAGTTGATTTTTACTAACTTGAGAGTTATTTTTATTTATTGTATAAGTTTCACTCATAGGCGCATAGCAAAGACCTGCTTTGGAACAACCTTGGAACTGAACTTCAATTTCATAAAAACTTGAATCTATTTTACTTTTTAAGAGTTCTTTAGGAATTTGTATATTTTGATTTACAAAATGAACAATAAATCCATCATATTCTACAGGTTTTGGAAGATTTATCTCTTTTGTTAATTCTATTTTCTGAGGCTTTGTTATAAATACTTTTAACTTATCATCATATAAATAGATAGCTTTACCTAAATTCAAAGTAAAAATTATCTTATCTTCTTGTTCTATAAACTTTGTTTTAAAAGCTTGTTCTGGTTCTAAAAAATCATCATTAATTGAAGCAAAAAGAGACAAAGAAAAAAGCACTAATAAAATTAGTCTTTTTAGCATTATTTATCCTTAAAAACTATTTTTTGTATCTAATTTTAATTGAGAAACTGTTCTAATTCCCACATCTTTTTTTACAAATTTTCCATTTTTAAAATATACTAAAGTAGGAATTGTTTTTATTGCAAATCTAGAAGCTAATATAGGTTGATCATCAACATCAACTTTATATACAATCACATCTGAAGTATTTTCTTTTTCAAATTTTTCTAAATTTTTAGACATAATTTTACATGGAGGGCACCAAGTTGCATAAAAATCAACAATTACATTTTTCCCTTCAATTTTATCTTCAAAGTTATCAATAGTCAAATGTTCTGCTGCAAAAAGTGAAGCAAAACTAAAAACTAATGCAATAAAAATCTTTTTCATAAATTAAGTCCTCTTATGTTTTTTAGTATTATAGTAAATAAATGTAAAGAGTTTGTTAATAGATTGTTGTAGTAATTAAATTAACTTTAAGATTATAAGTTTTATTAATACTAAGATGTTAAAATTTTTCTTTTTTATTGGAGTTTAAATGGAAGAAGTAACAGATTTAATACCAAGAAAAGTTGAGCTATTAATTAAAGATAATATTGTAATGATAGATATTAGAAGAGAAGAAGAATTTGCTCAAACTGGGGTTATAAAAAATGCTTATAAACTAACTTTTTTTGATAGATATGGGAACTATGATTTAGAGTATTGGATGCAAGAGTTTGAAAAACTTGTAACTTCTAAAGAACAAACTTTCGTTCTTATTTGTGCACATGCAAATAGAACAAGAACTGTAGGTAATTACTTGGTTGAATTGGGTTATAAAAATTGTGCACATCTTTATGGAGGCATGGCACTTTGGTTACAAGAAGCAAGAGAAGTAGTATTTAATTAAAATACTACTTTTTTATCTTCATTTTTCCAAGAATTAAATCCACCCTTTAGAAAATAGACTTTTTTATATCCTGCTTTAACTAACTCATTTGCTAATTTTTCAGCAATTTTACCATCTTCACTCACTAAAGCAAAACTTTGATGGGCACTTTTAACCACTTTTGTTAGGTTATATTTCCATTTTTTTAATTTTTTTTCTTCAAAGCTATCAAAAGGTATTCTATATGAATTAGGAATAATTCCTTCTTCTTTTTGTTTATCAATAGCTCGTATATCAATAATAATTGCATTTTTTGAAATTAATTTTTCTAAAGTAGCAACAGCAACTGTTTTTGCTTCATTTGCAAAAATTGTACTAACACTAATAAATAAAAGTAAAAGTAGTTTTTTCATAAGTTATCCTTTTAAAAGGATTATAACAAAAAAAATTATAAAAAGAGATAATTTATATTTTATCTCTTTTATTCTTCTTTTTTCTTTGCACTTTCTTCTTGCAAAATTTCAATAACTTGATCTAAATTTGCATAAGGAATGTGAGATTTCCACTCTATATCTTTACCATTTAGTGCAATTCCAATACTTATTACATCAGCTGTTTCTTTTCCATATGGTTCAGAAATATTTGAGATAATAATTTTCCCTTTTTTTGTACCTGCTAAATCTAATGTAGCTATTTCTGTAGTCATTGACATGGATTTTCCTTTTTATTTTTTTTCATTTTGGCAAAAATAAACTTTTAGTTAAATTAAATTTTAACAGTTTTTCTTCAACTGAAGCTATTTATAAAAGCACTATTTAATAGTAGCTATTTTTTGCCCAAATTTTATTTTTTTATTTTCTAAATTCTCAAGTTCAACACTATCTTTTTCCCAAACCATTACAACTGTTGAACCCATTTTAAAATATCCTAAAGTATCACCTTTTGTTACTTCTAAATCATCATAAGTTATAACATTTATATCTTTAGTATTTTTATTTGTTTCTACACTTGGTTCAAAAGTAAATACCATTTGTCCAACATTTAAAGCACCTACAAAAACCATATAAAAAATCTTTTTATTTGCTACACATTCTAAAATAACTCTTTCATTTTGTACAAATAAATCTAGTTCTTTATTTAGGTATTTAATATTTACAGGATAAAGTTTTCCTGGAACATGAATAAGCTTTTTAATTTTACAATCTATGGGAGAGTGGTATCTATGATAATCACTTGGAGCTAGATAAAAATTCATATATGAAGCATTATAAAGTTTATCAAATTTATCACTACAATAATATGTTAATAAATCTTCAACTGAGTATTCCATCCCTTTTATTTGAAAAAGGGTATCTTTATGCAAAGTCCCAGCTTGTGTTATAAAACTATCAGCAGGAGAGATAAAACTTTTTGTATCTTCATCTATTTGTCTTGGAATTGCCAATTCTCTTGTAAATAAATCTGTTAAAGATTTATAATATTTTGCATTTCTAAATTCACTCATATCAATTTTAAAAATTCTTACATATGTATTATTTATGATTTTTTGAAAAAAAGATGGAAACTCTTTTTTTGCAACTTTTCCAAAATATTGTGAAATTAAATTTGTAATATGCATTTTTTTCCTTGTAGATTTCATTTAATCTAATATTTTATCTAAATCTCACTTGATTTTTAAAATAAATATATAAATTTTTAATGTAAGAATTTTTGCTGTATCTTTAAGTTATTATTGCGTTTATGAGTTAGCTCTAATTATTTATAAGGAAATTTTATATGTATAAAATCGTAGTAGCCAATCAATGTGGTTGTTTTAAAAGAAGTGAATTAGAAAATAATATCTCTTTTCTTTCAAAAGACGACGCACTTTTAAAAGCTGTTGAGATGAAAGATATTATGAATGATGAGTTCTGTCATAAACATGAGTTTCAAGTTGAAGAACTAGAAAATAATTTTGTAATTTCATTTTATACTCCACAAAAAACTTCTTGCTGTGGTGATGGATGTTGTAATTAATTACAATATCCTCCACAAATAACTTTTATCTTTACTTTTAGTTTTTCTGCTACAATTTCAAAAAATTTTTAAAGAGTCATTTATGGATGTAAAAAAAACACTATTTTCTTCACTAAAAAGTGCTTGGATAATTTTAAAATTTGTTATTCCAATTTATATTTTAGCTGAAGTTTTATATTACTATAACACTTTAGCTTATATCTCTTTTTTAGTTGAACCTTTTACTTCTTTTTTAAATCTTCCTAAAGAAGCAAGTTTATCTATTATTAGTGGTATATTTTTAAATCTTTATGCAGCTGTTGCTTTTGCTGCTCCACTTGAGATGGATACAAAACAATGGACTACCCTTGCAATATTTTTAGGTATATGTCACTCATTAGTAGTTGAAAGTATTATTATGAAAAAAATTGGTTTATCAAGTTTTTATTCATATAGTTTAAGATTTTTTGCTGGTCTTGCTGTGGCTTTTTTAGTAACTTTTATTCCTTTAGATTATTTTAGTGCAAATATTCCTTTGGAAGGTTTTAAACAAAAAAGTTATGAAAGTTTAACTCAACTTTTGCAAATATCAATTTACAATGCTTTTATACTTTCATTAAAAATCATTATTCTTATTACCATTTTAATTTTTATAATGGACTATGTTAAAGTTAGAATTGCATTTATTAGTAAAGGCAAAAATATTAGCAAAGGTTTTTCTTTAGTTGTAGGGATATTTTTAGGGATTACTTATGGAGCTGGAATACTAATAAAAGAAGTGGAAAGTAATACTTTAAATAAAGAAGATATTTTCTTTATAGGTACTTTTTTAATGATATGTCATGCTATTATTGAAGATACTTTATTATTTTTGATTTTTGGAGCTGATTTTACAATTATTATTTTTATTAGAACCCTTGCAGCAATTTTAATAAGCTATTCATTTTTATATCTTTTTAATAAAAAACTACAAAAAATAGGTGCTTAATTTAGCACCTGTTTTTTATCTTTAGGAATTAAAATATAAAGTTTACCTTTCTCTTTCATTCTTCCTGCATACTCTAAAGCTTCATCTCCATATCCCCAAAAAAAATCTGCTCTAATTTCACCTTTTATTGCTCCACCTGTATCAGCTGCAACTGTTAGTTTATTGATTTTTTCTTTAGTTACAGGGTTTAAAGTTGAAATAAATACAGGCATACCAAGAGGAATATACCTTCTATCAACTGCTAAATTTCTTTTTTTAGTTAGTTCTACTCCTAAACTTCCCGTTGCTCCTTGAGAAGACTCTCTAAAGAAAATATAACTTTCATTATGATTTAAAATCTCATCAACTTTTTGAGGATTATTATCAAAAAACTCTTTCATTCCCTGAATTGAAGCATTGTTTTTTGTAATAAATCCATTTTGAAGCATAAACTTTCCAACAGATTTATATCTTCTTCCATTTTGATTATCATAGCCTATATTAAGAACTGTTCCATCTTGAAGTTTTACTTTTCCTGAACCTTGAATATGAAGTAAAAATAGTTCAAATTTATCATCAACATAACAAATAGGTTCTAAATTTTCATTGGGAGTTAATTCTAACTCTTCTCTACTATCATATGGAATTAATTTATTACCTACAACTTTCCCTCTTAATCGATATTTTTTAAGTTCAGGATAAACTGAACTTAAATCCACAATAATCATATCTTTTGGTGTTTTATATATTGGGTATTTAAACCTTTCATCTTTATTTAAACTTCCATTTAATAAAGGTTCATAATAACCTGTGATAACCCCTTCATCTTCCCCTTTGCTATCCACTAACTTATAAGCATGAAAATTTGAGATAAAAAAATCTCTTCCATTTTGTGTAGAAAGAGCCTCTTGACAAACACCTTGAAAAAGTTCATTTTTTTTAGATTTTTTGCAAGCTTTTACAAAAACTTCTAAAGCTTTATTTAAATCATCATTGTAAAAATCCTCTATCTCATAAAAACTTACTCTTTCTAGGGAAGCTTTAGAAATATTATCATACTTTGTTAATTTAGTAGAACAACCTGTAAAAATAAAAATAGTAATAATAAAAATTAGTAAATGTTTCAAAAAATACTCCTTAATTGAAGAGCTATTTTAACATCTTAAAGTAAAAGTTTAATTACAAAGAACAGCTAGTTGTAGTTTGAGGATGAACTTCTTTTAATCCACAAAATTTGCAAGAATATTCTATTTCAACAACTCCAGAGCAACCATGATTTTTTAAAACTCTTTTTGAAATAGCTTCATTTTTAAATATAGTATTTGTTTTCTCATCAAAAAAACTTCTAGTTTTTTCCCCACAGTTCGGACACAATCCACTATTTAACTTATTTATTCTTTGTTGTTTTGTTTTAAAGTATAATAAAATAGAAAAAATTGCTAATAAAAAAGCAAGAAGTAAAAAAATAAGTGTTTGCATGAAGTAGAGTTTTACTCTACTTCAGCATCGATAACATCATCGTCATCTTTTTTAGCTTTTTGATTTGGTTGAGCTTGCTCTTGGTTAGCTTGCTCTTTTTTATACATAGCTTCTGCTAATTTATGTGATTTTTCAGTTAAAGCTTTAACTTTTTCTTCAATTTGTTCTTTAGTAGCATTATCATCTTTTAATAATTGCTCTAAATCAGCTGCTGCATCAACAATTGCTTTTTTCTCATCTTCAGAAACTGCACCTTCATTCTCTTCTAAAGTTTTTCTTGTAGAGTGAAGTAAAGCATCTGCTTGATTTCTAACTTCAATTACTTCTTTTCTTTTTTTATCAGCTTCTTTATTTGCTTCAGCTTCTTGAACCATTTTTTCAATTTCTTCATCACTTAATCCAGATGAACCTGAAATTGTAATTTTATTCTCTTTTCCTGTACCTTTATCTTTTGCTGATACATTTAAAACACCATTTGCATCAATATCAAATGTTACTTCAATTTGAGGCACTCCTCTTGGAGCTGCTGGAATATCTGAAAGTTCAAACATACCTAAAGATTTATTATCTTTTGCGAACTCTCTTTCCCCTTGAACTACATGAATAGAAACTGCTGGTTGGTTATCATCAGCTGTTGAGAATACTTGTGATTTTTTAACAGGAATAGTTGTACCTTTTTCAATTAATCTAGTAGCAACTCCACCTAAAGTTTCAATTCCTAATGATAATGGAGTAACATCTAATAATAATACATCTTTAACATCACCTCTTAATACTCCAGCTTGTACAGCAGCACCAGCAGCAACAACTTCATCAGGGTTTACACCTTTATTTAAATCTTTTCCAAAGAACTCTTTTACAACTTGGTTTGCTTTTGGTAATCTTGTAGATCCCCCAACCATAATTACTTCTTGAATCTCATCTTTATCTAATGAAGCATCTTTTAATGCAACTTTAATATGTTGTAAAGTTTCTGCAATCAAATGCTCAGTCATAGACTCAAATTTTGCTCTTGTTAATGATTTAACTAAGTGAATTGGTCCTGCATTACCCATTGAAATAAATGGTAAGTTAATTTCTGTTGATTCAGCAGAAGAT
This genomic window contains:
- a CDS encoding DASS family sodium-coupled anion symporter is translated as MSQTTKSIIPLAVLVIFWFLPAPEGLSIQAWHFLAVFFAVVVGLIIEPVPAALIGFAGISFVAVFGLAGNSAKANIAWALSGFSNTVIWLIFAAFMFALGYKKTGLGRRVSLIMIKYMGKSSLGLGYAVAFSDLVLAPFMPSNTARSAGTIYPVASNIPLIFNSTPDNEPRKLGAYISWVAIATTCVTSSMFLTALAPNLLAVDLINQGSGNLISWSAWASIMLPLMIPLFLLTPWLVYVIYPPTQKTSPEAPAWAAKELEQLGSISKKELLMAGLAVVALLLWIFGKSFGIHSTTAAIAIVSIMVLSGIITWDDVISNKAAFNVLIWFASLVAMAAGLKKVGVLDWIGKNAEVYLSGLTPTMLILSMLVLFFILHYFFASTTAHTTALMPIFIAIAMKLMTPDQLVPFSILLAGSLGVMGIITPYATGPSPIWYGANYISQATWWGLGAIFGALYLAAILIGSFIFI
- a CDS encoding thioredoxin domain-containing protein, coding for MFTQENYPICEYMKDVTFQDKYVLNYMQTNFILVQKDIKQKDELVNLKVYGTLTTYIISKEAK
- a CDS encoding sensor histidine kinase produces the protein MRLFLIILFFISSLQALEQKSILLLHSYNSGLKWSDGITEGIEEGLKDNLLYELSIEYMDSKKIDTKEYFNTLKELYKKKFSTRKYDIIIAADNYAYNFVLENHEEIFNKTAVVFCGVENFKQKDIPSYLKPYVTGVVEYKEIKRNIEFIKDAIKDLSTLYIISDSSFSSSAIKKQILDATLEFKDDFKIIFNDKIDLEELRKDIYNLPSNSAILFTSLYIDKYGRYIPYNNIRKLFKESKYPVFAVNKIHLGEGVVGGIMVSPQEQGLLAINKAIEIIKGKKIQTLSIDMPSSKYYFDYQVMEKYAIDKSKIPMFSTIVNKPQNFFEKNRQIIDSTFVLIPFLVLLIIGLIVNIVKRIKLEIKLVEQTKLDNVLLNNIKSAIYWQSNEGILLGCNDSLCKLLSVAKRDIIGKEMQKVLPQLYEQVKGFDNFLCDEIEVKIKINKRNLHLFIRRKVYFDKNNNEAGIVTILSDITKMRTLEIQRKKDEQFLIQRSKLSEVGEMITSIAHQWKTPLIEISTIAQELLHKRKKSELSENETQEFVEEIMTQVHYMTETIDDFKAFIKPSTEKKDFAVQEAIKELLNVIEHNIKYNYITVKINFEKDKELKINGYQNEFKQSILNIINNAKDSINKKREKKNIDGLITIDIYSENNKVYILIKDNGVGIKKENLDLIFEPFYTDKKNGDGFGLYMAKLIIEDKMQGHIEALECKEGAQILIAIKSTTSKEGDYESSIIGG
- a CDS encoding response regulator transcription factor — protein: MKVLLLEDNKRLSKLIIESLEEKNYKVDWFDDGKKAIEAIYNGYDCFILDINVPGIDGLTLLKEIKAIDEKIPSIIISANVDLETIKEAYTRGCDEYLKKPFYMYELEKKLDKLCIKEEFIVRLKKQFSYDISKELLFDNNKQEVKLSKKEILLLNLFVKNRRKVISFEQIEQYVWEGDLTTNENIRALIKRIRKKLPEETIISQGGVGYKLNFLV
- the cobT gene encoding nicotinate mononucleotide-dependent phosphoribosyltransferase CobT, encoding MNFNTILGNRDFIEYLRGKKASFLLSCAVTKTAQIPGISQAGIPGKMYLTPTLDAEFLATSEVRSLDNIATTTKGIPTPALITRAVHELKAFENLEFLNLGFEVMPKIDYFKIYDFNIKPSENIKDGANIDALTLFQKAVEFGQNYKSSSEYTILAETIPAGTTTATATALALGYDCKEFFSSSFKDAPKGLKDEVIQTALSKITPSMDIFERLSLVSDNMIIFNAGFILGLQASKHKLILAGGTQMASVLLVVNSILKTMGGQIDSSILALCTTKWIAQDTNANIKALLELLDFKINAYNANFDFASSKSEVLKLYDKGEAKEGVGAGGALIYACINGLQKDEIIKKIENFLGE